The Budorcas taxicolor isolate Tak-1 chromosome 2, Takin1.1, whole genome shotgun sequence genome window below encodes:
- the LOC128043668 gene encoding insulin receptor substrate 1-like: MEPGDPTKTPEAQSAAMALDPPRPWVCPADVRLCGHLRKQKSQRRRFFVLRSDPPRLECYESEKKFRAGRTPPKFSVSLGGACTISKRMDARQRHLIVLYTRDRSLGVAAASEAEQQAWYSALLEARAAAGEAPAVSSGPSSHEDPGAWILAPFQDVWPVTLRPKGLGRARGLGSGGYCLCLGSGVLSLLRKPGGRGTGASPPPALRLSLLSVRRCGHADSFFFLELGRSASTGPGELWLQAPDAVVAQSIHETVLAAMKRIGDSGAVGRAEPLPRKPPTGAFRPSVPQSYETPDSAAQTSELNRRNGRSETSEQATLKTLARLGEAASNPARLERGGGYITMGAGSDYEPMKGGQAGGYVVMEPPGLPASTKAAPRQPLQDGGSTEYVTMSCCAPRSFPFLPLSSAAGEPGPGLQGAHFGLRGGWGRAGAQPSLQPPSELAGEYVCIEYAAADYIGMGTAIPEPPDHGLNYVDLDLVPRLEVRGHAPGARSRPHSYARLEFQNLAEAGSSCSITPDSQVRFGPPPCP; the protein is encoded by the exons ATGGAGCCCGGAGACCCCACGAAGACCCCGGAGGCCCAGTCGGCCGCCATGGCCCTGGATCCGCCGCGGCCCTGGGTCTGCCCGGCTGACGTGCGGCTCTGTGGCCACCTGCGGAAGCAGAAGTCCCAGCGCCGCCGCTTTTTTGTGCTCCGCTCCGACCCGCCGCGCCTCGAGTGTTACGAAAGCGAGAAGAAGTTCCGCGCCGGCCGAACGCCGCCCAAGTTCAGTGTGAGCCTGGGGGGCGCCTGCACCATCAGCAAGCGCATGGACGCACGCCAGCGCCACCTGATCGTCCTGTACACGCGCGACCGCAGCCTGGGCGTGGCGGCGGCCAGCGAGGCGGAGCAGCAGGCGTGGTACAGCGCCCTGCTCGAGGCGCGCGCCGCCGCCGGTGAGGCCCCAGC TGTCTCCTCAGGTCCCAGTTCCCACGAGGACCCCGGGGCCTGGATCCTCGCTCCATTTCAGGACGTCTGGCCTGTGACGCTGCGACCCAAGGGGCTGGGGCGGGCACGAGGCCTGGGCAGCGGCGGCTACTGCCTGTGCCTGGGTTCCGGGGTACTGAGCCTGCTGCGGAAGCCAGGGGGCAGAGGCACCGGGGCATCTCCGCCGCCGGCCCTGCGCCTGTCCCTGCTTAGCGTGCGCCGCTGCGGCCACGCagactctttcttcttcctggagcTCGGCCGCTCGGCATCCACGGGTCCCGGGGAGCTGTGGCTACAGGCGCCCGACGCCGTGGTGGCCCAGAGCATTCACGAGACCGTCCTGGCCGCCATGAAGCGAATCGGGGACAGTGGTGCTGTTGGCAGGGCTGAGCCACTGCCAAGAAAGCCCCCAACGGGAGCATTCAGACCCTCTGTCCCCCAATCTTATGAGACCCCAGACTCCGCGGCCCAAACAAGCGAGCTGAACCGTCGGAATGGCCGGAGCGAGACCAGCGAGCAAGCGACCCTCAAGACCCTGGCGAGGCTGGGGGAGGCAGCCTCCAACCCCGCGAGGTTGGAGCGGGGCGGGGGCTACATAACAATGGGAGCCGGGAGTGACTACGAGCCCATGAAGGGCGGCCAAGCCGGCGGCTATGTGGTGATGGAGCCCCCGGGCCTTCCCGCCTCCACCAAAGCAGCTCCCCGCCAGCCGCTCCAGGATGGAGGAAGCACTGAATACGTGACCATGAGCTGCTGTGCACCACGGTCCTTTCCTTTCTTGCCTCTTTCCTCCGCGGCGGGGGAGCCTGGACCCGGGCTCCAAGGCGCTCATTTCGGCCTCCGAGGCGGCTGGGGACGGGCTGGGGCTCAGCCCAGCTTGCAGCCGCCATCAGAGTTAGCCGGGGAGTACGTATGCATTGAGTATGCGGCCGCGGACTACATAGGAATGGGCACTGCCATCCCCGAGCCTCCCGACCATGGCCTCAACTACGTGGACCTGGATCTGGTCCC